From Microbacterium invictum, the proteins below share one genomic window:
- a CDS encoding FGGY family carbohydrate kinase codes for MTLVAGIDSSTQSCKVSVRDLATGKEVRSGKAMHPTQTVVDPDVWWTALLEAVADAGGLEDVVAVSVSGQQHTPIFMDGRGFAVSPSPLWNDTGSHPHMVALNDELGRDEWIRRTGLPLTLSDTVVKLRWLRDTNPVAADRTEAVAVVHDWLTWRLMGYGPGTGGIEEFITDRSEASGTAYWSGDTGEYCVDLFELALGKIAHLPRILGPLDSAGTTGSGIPGVAPGIPIGVGSGDNAAAALALGLVEGETVLSLGTSGVVYARSSHTVHDFGGYVCSYADATGDHLPLVATLNAARNFDIGARILGCTHAQLSELALQAPPGSEGLTLLPFFEGERTPDLPHSRGSLLEASLTNFTRPNFARAVIEGTIASQVYMLDALEASNVPTSRLILIGGAAQSNAVQRVLSEMVSVPISVPESDEYVTKGAAMQAAAALDGGFPAWAMESETLPATTAQPEIGGQHAAAKLALGYVETVSKERSTV; via the coding sequence ATGACGCTCGTAGCGGGGATCGACTCCTCCACACAGTCATGCAAAGTCTCGGTGCGCGATCTCGCAACCGGCAAGGAAGTGCGCTCCGGCAAGGCGATGCATCCGACCCAGACGGTCGTGGACCCCGACGTGTGGTGGACCGCGTTGCTCGAAGCCGTCGCCGACGCTGGCGGCCTCGAAGACGTCGTCGCGGTTTCGGTCAGCGGACAGCAACACACGCCGATCTTCATGGACGGACGTGGCTTTGCCGTGAGTCCGTCGCCGCTCTGGAATGACACCGGGTCGCACCCGCACATGGTCGCGCTCAACGACGAACTCGGCCGCGATGAATGGATCCGCCGCACCGGTCTTCCACTGACCCTCTCAGACACTGTGGTCAAGCTCCGCTGGCTTCGCGACACCAACCCCGTCGCGGCTGACCGCACGGAGGCCGTGGCGGTCGTGCACGACTGGCTGACCTGGAGACTCATGGGCTACGGGCCCGGAACCGGCGGTATCGAAGAGTTCATCACCGACCGCTCCGAAGCGAGCGGCACCGCCTACTGGTCCGGGGACACCGGCGAGTACTGCGTGGACCTGTTCGAACTGGCGCTCGGAAAGATCGCGCACCTGCCGCGCATCCTCGGGCCGCTCGACAGCGCCGGGACGACGGGCAGCGGCATACCCGGCGTCGCCCCAGGAATTCCTATCGGGGTCGGCAGCGGTGACAACGCAGCGGCCGCGCTCGCCCTTGGGCTCGTTGAAGGTGAGACGGTGCTTTCTCTCGGGACCTCCGGAGTCGTCTACGCACGCTCGAGCCACACGGTCCACGACTTCGGCGGCTACGTCTGCAGCTACGCCGACGCAACCGGGGACCACCTTCCGCTGGTGGCGACCCTCAACGCGGCCCGCAACTTTGACATCGGCGCGCGGATCCTCGGATGCACTCACGCGCAACTATCTGAGCTCGCGCTCCAGGCGCCCCCGGGTTCCGAGGGACTCACGCTTCTGCCCTTCTTCGAAGGGGAGCGCACGCCTGATCTCCCTCATTCACGGGGCTCGCTTCTGGAGGCATCGTTGACCAACTTCACGCGCCCGAACTTCGCCCGCGCAGTCATCGAAGGCACTATCGCTAGCCAGGTGTACATGCTCGATGCGCTCGAGGCGAGCAACGTCCCCACCAGCCGGCTCATCCTCATCGGCGGTGCGGCGCAGAGCAACGCTGTTCAACGTGTGCTCAGCGAAATGGTGTCGGTTCCGATCTCGGTTCCGGAATCCGACGAGTACGTCACGAAGGGTGCTGCGATGCAGGCAGCCGCGGCACTGGACGGCGGATTCCCCGCTTGGGCGATGGAATCGGAGACGCTTCCGGCCACGACCGCTCAGCCGGAGATCGGTGGTCAGCATGCTGCCGCGAAGCTCGCGCTGGGATACGTCGAGACGGTGAGCAAGGAGCGTTCGACGGTGTAG
- a CDS encoding FGGY family carbohydrate kinase, whose amino-acid sequence MSATVTVDIGTTGVKLCLFTSAGHLAASDRHPTPTVEDQWGEIYDLDALTHIIESFILGLDTELRASVGRIAFTSVGESGGLVRADLSLASPMILWHDHRGAEFLDRLDAFDRTAIHRIAGLPANANYGVSKTAWAKEHATDAQDAQWLNIAEYVAARFTGERWAEWSLASRTMALDLERREWSEEITSMFELPVSVFPGIRSARDGIKISDSFAATLHLSSSTTVHVAGHDHMVGAAGADLQPGELLNSTGTTEGLLFLQDRPSTDVQHERSKLANGVACAGDLYTLFASIPTGGSAFATLQGMLNLSESQLITMTDELHAAYLAGHIELATLPLVLPQFRGSPPPDKDATARGVISGVHSGTTARDLVFTTFLGLVLQFADVLALFGIHPQTVKVIGPASRNSLWLQLKADLLNTPLSVSQFPEVVSRGAHALASGQPTLWSDTDPRTVLPDADRHVQLAAWSEHVRPQWEHLKATPTTSYVPLANALSPQETS is encoded by the coding sequence GTGTCCGCAACTGTCACCGTCGACATCGGCACCACCGGGGTGAAGCTCTGCCTCTTCACCTCGGCGGGACACCTCGCTGCCTCCGACCGCCACCCCACGCCCACCGTCGAGGACCAATGGGGCGAGATCTACGATCTTGACGCGCTCACGCACATCATCGAGTCCTTTATCCTCGGGCTCGACACGGAGTTACGCGCGAGCGTCGGCCGGATAGCGTTCACGAGCGTCGGCGAGTCCGGCGGACTGGTCCGGGCGGACCTCTCCCTCGCGTCCCCGATGATCCTCTGGCACGACCACCGAGGCGCTGAGTTCCTCGACAGACTCGACGCTTTCGACCGGACGGCGATACACCGGATCGCAGGACTTCCCGCCAACGCCAACTACGGCGTCTCGAAGACGGCATGGGCCAAAGAGCATGCCACGGACGCTCAAGATGCGCAGTGGCTGAACATCGCCGAGTACGTCGCCGCCCGATTCACGGGTGAACGCTGGGCCGAGTGGTCGCTGGCCAGCCGAACGATGGCGCTCGACCTGGAACGTCGCGAGTGGTCCGAAGAGATCACTTCGATGTTCGAGCTTCCGGTATCCGTCTTCCCCGGTATCCGTTCCGCTCGCGACGGCATCAAGATTTCCGACTCGTTCGCCGCGACACTGCACCTGTCATCCTCGACCACGGTCCACGTCGCAGGTCACGACCACATGGTCGGCGCAGCCGGGGCTGACCTCCAGCCGGGAGAGCTCCTGAACTCCACAGGAACCACCGAGGGCTTGCTCTTCCTGCAAGACCGGCCCAGCACCGACGTGCAGCACGAAAGGTCGAAGCTGGCGAACGGCGTGGCATGCGCCGGCGACCTCTACACACTCTTCGCATCCATCCCGACGGGCGGGTCCGCTTTCGCGACTCTGCAGGGCATGCTCAACCTCAGCGAGTCGCAGCTGATCACCATGACCGACGAGCTGCACGCGGCTTACTTGGCGGGGCACATCGAGTTGGCCACGCTCCCTCTGGTGCTTCCACAGTTCCGCGGCAGCCCTCCACCCGACAAGGACGCCACAGCGCGAGGAGTGATCTCCGGCGTCCACTCCGGCACCACCGCGAGGGACCTCGTATTCACCACGTTCCTTGGCCTGGTCCTTCAGTTCGCCGACGTGCTCGCCCTCTTCGGCATCCATCCCCAGACCGTGAAGGTCATCGGACCGGCAAGCAGGAACTCCCTCTGGCTGCAGCTCAAAGCAGACCTGCTCAACACACCGCTGAGCGTGTCGCAGTTCCCGGAAGTGGTCTCAAGAGGAGCTCACGCGCTCGCGAGCGGGCAGCCCACGTTGTGGAGCGACACCGATCCGCGCACGGTGCTCCCCGATGCCGACCGCCACGTGCAACTGGCGGCGTGGTCCGAACACGTTCGGCCTCAGTGGGAGCACCTGAAAGCAACCCCCACGACCAGTTACGTGCCGCTTGCAAACGCGCTTTCGCCTCAGGAGACCTCATGA
- a CDS encoding class II fructose-bisphosphate aldolase, whose amino-acid sequence MPLVSGVDVINESTSRGLVAGAFNTTNLETTMGIVEAIERVGVPTFIQVAPTNVALSGFDYIYDMVSRRLASSPIPVALHLDHGKDIKVVEDALAARFTSVMIDTSEHPYEENKAISAHARTLCAPTIALEAELGSIGGKEDEIGPDHADTTDPGQVADFVDAVGCDMLAISVGNVHGYSPNARIDFELLSAVRDASRVPLVVHGGSGLPAEQLGRLIEFNVVKVNVASDLRNAMIRTFGEAFVANPNEVSLIRVSKDAVASIADVVERRIRMLNPSVA is encoded by the coding sequence ATGCCCCTCGTCAGCGGCGTTGATGTCATCAACGAATCCACCTCGCGCGGTCTCGTTGCCGGCGCGTTCAACACCACGAACCTCGAGACGACCATGGGAATCGTGGAGGCCATCGAGCGCGTGGGGGTCCCGACCTTCATCCAGGTCGCACCGACCAACGTCGCGCTGTCGGGCTTCGACTACATCTACGACATGGTCAGCCGCCGGCTGGCGTCCTCTCCTATCCCGGTGGCCCTGCACCTGGACCACGGCAAAGACATCAAGGTCGTCGAGGACGCCCTCGCCGCGCGCTTCACGTCCGTCATGATCGACACGTCAGAGCACCCCTATGAAGAGAACAAGGCGATCTCCGCGCACGCCCGAACTCTCTGTGCGCCGACCATTGCCCTGGAGGCAGAGCTCGGCAGCATCGGTGGCAAAGAGGACGAGATCGGCCCCGACCACGCCGACACCACCGACCCCGGTCAGGTCGCTGACTTCGTCGACGCGGTCGGCTGCGACATGCTCGCCATCTCTGTCGGTAACGTCCACGGATACTCCCCGAATGCTCGTATCGACTTCGAACTGCTCTCCGCGGTGCGTGACGCCAGCCGAGTCCCGCTCGTTGTCCACGGCGGGTCCGGCCTGCCTGCCGAGCAGCTCGGCCGCCTCATCGAGTTCAACGTCGTGAAGGTCAACGTCGCCAGCGACCTGCGCAACGCGATGATCCGCACCTTCGGCGAGGCCTTTGTCGCGAACCCGAATGAGGTCTCGCTCATCCGGGTGTCCAAGGACGCCGTGGCGTCCATCGCCGACGTCGTTGAGCGACGCATCCGCATGCTCAATCCCAGCGTGGCCTGA
- a CDS encoding MFS transporter, protein MSTTTTIRGRGERGSGLIERLGLPKELIWGFVGLLLFMIGDGVESGYIAPYLAQHGAGSETNAAVIIAVYGLLVTIGSWLAGALSDVWGPRRVMTIGLALWAVLQVLFLSVALPAENFTLMLVIYGLRGIAYPFFAYGFLVWVLGASRSHRLGSAVGWFYFAFTGGLPTLGSLVASGTEPLIGPYWTFWVALGLVIAGGFVSLIGLRHARGGGRLAAPDVSTGSSMFNSVAVAFKNPRVGLGCLVRVVNTAPQFGLFVFFPTVFAGDLGFGTAGWLQLVFILGAANIFANLFFGVLSDRLGWHRTLRWFGCIGSAVTILLFYFLPQYVGDQYWVSAVCAALFGITLAGFTPISVLMSLMAPGQKGNAIAVLNLGAGAATFVGPLIVAVFLVPLGATGVIIIFAALYVLAGVSVRWLTVPEEAQELGEAGLPLDAVNSDVKSKDT, encoded by the coding sequence ATGTCAACGACGACGACCATTCGAGGGCGCGGTGAGCGGGGTAGCGGACTCATCGAAAGGCTAGGACTGCCCAAGGAACTCATATGGGGTTTCGTTGGCCTGCTTCTTTTCATGATTGGCGACGGCGTCGAGTCCGGCTACATCGCACCGTATCTCGCTCAGCACGGTGCAGGCTCAGAGACCAACGCCGCGGTCATCATCGCGGTCTATGGCTTGCTCGTGACTATCGGCTCGTGGTTGGCGGGTGCGCTCTCAGATGTCTGGGGCCCCCGCCGAGTGATGACCATCGGGCTCGCGCTCTGGGCAGTACTCCAGGTACTGTTCCTCAGCGTCGCGCTGCCTGCGGAGAATTTCACTCTCATGCTCGTGATCTACGGGCTGCGGGGCATCGCGTATCCGTTCTTCGCGTACGGGTTCCTGGTGTGGGTACTCGGGGCAAGCCGGTCGCATCGCCTCGGGTCTGCGGTCGGATGGTTCTACTTCGCCTTCACCGGCGGTCTCCCTACGCTGGGTTCGCTCGTCGCAAGTGGGACCGAACCGCTCATCGGCCCTTACTGGACCTTCTGGGTAGCGCTCGGCCTCGTCATCGCCGGTGGCTTCGTATCTCTCATCGGGCTGCGTCACGCGCGCGGCGGTGGTCGCCTTGCCGCTCCGGACGTCTCAACGGGCAGCAGCATGTTTAACAGTGTCGCCGTCGCATTCAAGAACCCTCGTGTCGGCCTGGGCTGTCTCGTGCGGGTCGTGAATACAGCTCCGCAGTTCGGGCTTTTCGTCTTCTTCCCTACGGTCTTCGCGGGCGATCTCGGGTTCGGCACGGCGGGCTGGTTGCAGCTGGTCTTCATCCTCGGGGCAGCGAACATCTTCGCCAACCTGTTCTTCGGCGTCCTGAGCGACCGGCTCGGGTGGCACCGAACACTGCGATGGTTCGGCTGCATCGGCTCCGCCGTCACCATCCTTCTCTTCTACTTCCTCCCGCAGTATGTCGGCGACCAGTACTGGGTCTCTGCCGTCTGTGCTGCACTGTTTGGGATTACCCTCGCCGGGTTCACTCCCATCTCGGTGCTGATGTCTCTGATGGCGCCTGGACAGAAGGGCAACGCCATCGCAGTCCTCAACCTCGGCGCAGGAGCTGCCACGTTTGTCGGACCGCTCATCGTCGCCGTCTTCCTCGTACCGCTGGGTGCAACTGGGGTGATCATCATCTTCGCCGCGCTGTACGTGCTCGCCGGCGTTTCCGTGCGTTGGCTCACGGTTCCCGAAGAAGCTCAGGAACTCGGGGAGGCCGGTCTGCCGCTCGACGCTGTCAACTCCGACGTCAAATCGAAGGACACCTAG
- a CDS encoding tyrosine-type recombinase/integrase has translation MPKARDHGQGALYWVASRGMWKAVLDVGFDPYTGKRLQKGLYSKTKDGAVKKLNTMLRERESLGRVLDRSTRVSDLADRWLDDVSHRAKPSTIANYRSNVRAKIAPVLGRRLISELTPTDIRRMHAAIRASGAGDASVSSAHRTLVTMLEFARAERISTENVAMLTPPRRAQPGKKRESLTREEAKALLALNDARWTLGLLTGLRSGEARALRWEDIDFKRGVARLSWSLTGASFVHGCGGTCGKKTAGACPQRKMDISDDLEWIPLQDRHVLVRPKNGTPREIPIPKDALKQLQDVAQFAVTPNPHSLVWHRADGSPKTNTDDNQDLRAALLAAGIDRPAATTHWLRHSYVTLSEHAGVPWAAFSGVSGHGSTEASDPYRHVLTTEGRRAVDSLTAWVAQ, from the coding sequence ATGCCGAAGGCTCGTGATCACGGACAAGGTGCTCTGTACTGGGTCGCCTCCCGAGGCATGTGGAAGGCAGTCCTGGACGTCGGGTTCGACCCATACACGGGAAAGCGTCTACAGAAGGGCCTGTACTCGAAGACTAAGGACGGCGCCGTCAAGAAGTTGAACACGATGTTGCGCGAACGTGAGTCGCTGGGGCGCGTGCTCGACCGGTCCACGCGCGTCTCGGATCTCGCTGACCGATGGCTCGATGATGTGTCCCACCGGGCTAAGCCGAGCACGATCGCGAACTATCGATCCAACGTCCGTGCGAAGATCGCACCGGTGCTCGGACGTCGGCTGATCTCGGAGCTCACGCCGACCGACATCCGTAGGATGCACGCAGCCATCCGTGCGTCCGGTGCTGGCGATGCGAGCGTCTCGAGCGCTCACCGCACACTCGTGACCATGCTCGAATTCGCACGTGCGGAACGCATCAGTACAGAGAACGTCGCAATGCTGACCCCACCGCGTCGGGCCCAGCCAGGCAAGAAGCGAGAGTCACTGACGCGCGAGGAAGCCAAGGCACTGTTGGCCCTCAATGATGCACGCTGGACCTTGGGGCTTCTGACCGGACTCCGCAGTGGTGAGGCTCGAGCCCTCCGCTGGGAGGACATTGACTTCAAGAGAGGGGTCGCACGGCTCTCGTGGTCGCTGACTGGAGCAAGCTTCGTGCACGGCTGCGGCGGCACCTGCGGCAAGAAGACGGCGGGCGCCTGCCCGCAACGAAAGATGGACATCTCAGACGACCTGGAGTGGATACCTCTGCAGGATCGGCACGTCCTCGTGCGCCCCAAGAACGGTACGCCACGAGAGATTCCCATCCCGAAGGACGCGCTCAAGCAATTGCAGGATGTGGCGCAGTTTGCGGTTACGCCTAACCCGCACTCGCTGGTGTGGCACCGCGCGGACGGCTCACCCAAAACGAACACCGACGACAATCAGGACTTGCGGGCCGCACTCTTGGCCGCCGGTATCGACCGACCAGCCGCTACAACGCACTGGCTGCGGCACTCATACGTGACTCTCTCAGAGCATGCAGGGGTGCCTTGGGCAGCCTTCTCGGGCGTCAGCGGCCACGGCAGCACCGAGGCCTCGGATCCGTACCGTCACGTCCTCACCACAGAGGGTCGTCGAGCTGTCGATAGCCTTACCGCTTGGGTCGCGCAATAG
- a CDS encoding Fic family protein, producing the protein MSSPTRRRRTCALRAQAPHSSQARQDRHINIPTVMAHYQFEALHPFNDGNGRIGRLLIVLQPVGQGVLPEGLLSVSPWFEQRRDQYQELLADVSATGEWDDWISFFAEGIEVSANDSADRTRRLLELRNSYHERLRAAGARRAVRDTADLLIGNPYINIPNLRDATGLTYQAVSNAVRKLEEIGILEQRTVPGVMAFRAPEVFAIISAPSAG; encoded by the coding sequence ATCTCCAGTCCCACTCGGAGGCGACGGACATGTGCGCTCCGAGCACAGGCTCCACATTCGTCACAAGCACGCCAGGATCGTCACATCAACATCCCCACAGTGATGGCGCACTACCAGTTTGAGGCTCTTCACCCATTCAATGATGGAAACGGCCGCATTGGAAGACTCCTCATCGTCCTCCAGCCGGTCGGTCAGGGCGTCCTGCCCGAGGGCCTCCTGAGCGTCTCGCCGTGGTTTGAACAACGCAGAGACCAATACCAGGAACTCCTCGCTGACGTCAGCGCGACCGGTGAATGGGATGACTGGATCAGCTTCTTCGCTGAAGGCATCGAGGTATCGGCGAACGACTCGGCCGATCGGACCCGTCGCCTGCTGGAGCTTCGGAACAGCTACCACGAACGCCTGCGGGCGGCTGGCGCTCGCAGGGCGGTCAGAGATACCGCCGACCTTCTGATCGGCAATCCCTACATCAACATCCCCAACCTGCGCGACGCGACCGGGCTTACCTATCAGGCTGTCAGCAACGCCGTGCGCAAGCTTGAGGAGATCGGTATCCTCGAGCAACGCACCGTACCCGGCGTCATGGCATTCCGAGCCCCAGAAGTCTTCGCCATCATCTCGGCCCCCAGCGCTGGATAG
- a CDS encoding helix-turn-helix transcriptional regulator, whose amino-acid sequence MHAVPFRSATASRLDLRRDARDVVRAWIMQPRTTRTLVVRGDLGTGKSTLLASVAQEIGAEVYTPGRLGELVECHEPSTHPTIVLIDDVERIDPPSLGALQLWVSALPASTPGFGVIVAARGRTPFDSTAEVVVLDELDPIDVRGIISATHPGTHPHLVDRVVAEAGGNVALIAHWLSEPMTGRTWLDDFSEETVLSVPPRYRSIIDEFTEWTGAEHREILNAAVKHSSAALEAASRPGEPALLGSGPLSPIHRIALLRAATPEQLRAAHSAAAQDRGIHSTLRLRHAAIAEGTADAVATWADEHPEAAPLLALSARASAVRLARDEHDARGWTARLVAEATYRGDLALAERILIESTADLATEPVATGAVALIRLLGYGDLDAGRAARDRGTPYDETATLIVATFTALLSGLDDDWMRAGEAAEHVGDDPAARRLAHAVHARIDAVTATTAWPHVARLGLAGTQHDLLQAIGVAVDPGSAWMPELGLPPSGGPSPLIHAVLGLARALSLTREGAWLQAVEAAGAEAATADRFGMRVVALKARGVQSVAYAYLGRVREASARIGELLADPIARRLANVMTCVRDAQLQLALQSDDDNGVLSAIAGITTFRAADHVYPAGWLLDIAAARMHRAVTGRGMTRRLADARAGSSLTESTEFAARCLDVVAAGRDVTARLAGLIDSRAGFIRPFEAARSRIVLADLLAHHGRGEDARDAYAIAAAELDGTSADGWQERARSRSLMPPPSATATPHAMEPQVLLTAQEERIAALAAAGLSNKEIAQRLHLSPRTVGGHLYNIFPKLGIGSRAAMRDALLRLDRVAAHALAS is encoded by the coding sequence ATGCACGCAGTGCCCTTCCGCAGCGCGACCGCGTCTCGCCTCGACCTGAGGCGGGATGCACGCGATGTGGTGCGGGCCTGGATCATGCAGCCTCGCACGACGCGCACGCTCGTAGTGCGAGGCGATCTCGGGACAGGCAAGTCGACCCTCCTGGCGTCCGTCGCGCAGGAGATCGGCGCTGAGGTCTACACACCCGGCCGACTCGGGGAACTCGTCGAGTGCCACGAGCCGAGCACCCACCCGACCATCGTGTTGATCGATGACGTCGAGCGGATCGACCCGCCCTCACTGGGGGCGCTTCAGCTTTGGGTCTCGGCGCTGCCGGCATCGACCCCAGGCTTCGGCGTGATCGTCGCCGCTCGCGGACGGACGCCATTCGACAGCACGGCGGAGGTCGTGGTGCTCGACGAGCTGGATCCGATCGATGTGCGGGGCATCATCTCCGCGACGCACCCCGGCACGCATCCGCACCTCGTCGACCGTGTGGTCGCGGAAGCGGGCGGAAACGTCGCGCTCATCGCACACTGGCTGTCCGAGCCGATGACCGGGCGCACGTGGCTCGACGACTTCTCCGAGGAGACCGTCCTCTCTGTGCCCCCTCGATACCGCTCCATCATCGACGAGTTCACGGAGTGGACCGGAGCCGAGCACCGCGAAATCCTTAACGCCGCTGTCAAGCATTCGAGCGCAGCGCTCGAAGCAGCCTCGCGGCCCGGCGAACCTGCTCTGCTCGGCAGCGGCCCCTTGTCGCCGATCCATCGCATTGCTCTCCTCCGCGCCGCCACGCCGGAGCAGCTGCGCGCCGCGCATTCCGCCGCCGCGCAGGATCGCGGGATCCACTCGACTCTCCGGCTGCGACACGCGGCGATTGCCGAGGGCACCGCCGATGCTGTCGCCACGTGGGCCGACGAGCACCCCGAAGCGGCACCGCTGCTGGCCCTGTCGGCGCGTGCATCGGCCGTGCGACTCGCACGCGACGAGCACGACGCGCGCGGCTGGACGGCACGCCTCGTCGCCGAAGCCACCTACCGCGGCGACCTCGCGCTCGCCGAGCGGATCTTGATCGAGTCGACAGCCGACCTTGCGACCGAGCCCGTGGCCACCGGCGCGGTGGCGCTGATCCGCCTGCTCGGATACGGCGACCTCGACGCCGGGAGAGCCGCACGCGACCGTGGGACGCCGTACGACGAGACGGCGACCCTCATCGTCGCCACCTTCACCGCGCTGCTGTCCGGGCTCGACGACGACTGGATGCGGGCGGGCGAGGCGGCGGAGCACGTCGGCGACGATCCGGCCGCACGGCGCCTCGCACATGCGGTGCACGCGCGGATCGATGCGGTCACCGCCACCACTGCGTGGCCGCACGTCGCCCGCCTCGGGCTGGCGGGCACCCAGCACGACCTGCTTCAGGCCATCGGCGTCGCCGTCGACCCGGGATCAGCATGGATGCCGGAACTCGGCCTGCCTCCCAGCGGCGGCCCATCGCCGCTGATCCACGCCGTACTCGGACTGGCGCGCGCACTGTCGCTGACGCGCGAGGGCGCATGGCTCCAGGCCGTCGAGGCGGCGGGTGCGGAAGCGGCGACGGCCGACCGGTTCGGCATGCGCGTGGTGGCGCTCAAGGCGCGGGGCGTGCAATCGGTCGCGTACGCGTACCTCGGCCGGGTGAGAGAGGCGTCGGCGCGCATCGGCGAGCTCCTGGCCGACCCGATCGCGCGACGTCTGGCCAACGTGATGACCTGTGTCCGCGATGCCCAGCTGCAGCTGGCGCTGCAGAGCGACGACGACAACGGGGTCCTCAGCGCCATCGCCGGCATCACGACCTTCCGCGCTGCCGATCACGTCTATCCCGCGGGATGGCTGCTCGACATCGCAGCGGCACGCATGCACCGCGCCGTCACCGGCCGCGGCATGACCAGACGGCTCGCAGACGCGCGGGCGGGGTCATCGCTCACCGAGAGCACAGAGTTCGCCGCACGGTGCCTCGATGTCGTGGCAGCCGGGCGGGACGTCACAGCCCGGCTGGCCGGACTCATCGACTCGCGTGCGGGCTTCATCCGGCCCTTCGAGGCGGCACGTTCCCGCATCGTGCTGGCCGACCTGCTCGCCCACCATGGCAGAGGTGAGGACGCCCGCGACGCCTATGCGATCGCGGCGGCAGAACTCGACGGCACCTCGGCTGACGGATGGCAGGAGCGAGCGCGTTCGCGCAGCCTGATGCCCCCGCCATCCGCGACGGCGACCCCGCACGCGATGGAGCCTCAGGTGCTGCTGACCGCCCAGGAAGAGCGCATCGCGGCGCTGGCGGCGGCCGGACTGTCGAACAAGGAGATCGCACAGCGATTGCACCTGTCACCGCGCACCGTCGGCGGGCACCTGTACAACATCTTCCCGAAGCTCGGCATCGGCTCCCGCGCGGCGATGCGGGACGCCCTGCTGCGGCTCGACCGCGTCGCCGCGCACGCGCTCGCCTCCTGA
- a CDS encoding sigma-70 family RNA polymerase sigma factor, with product MREQLDMQVAADRAARDGWERHLELFTGERRRLFGIAYRMLRSVADADDIVQEAWIKWQRVDLEPLRDPVAFLVTITTRLCLNLVQSAYRRREVTAEPWLPDQTASPHDPAHDVEIADQLRAAVDLLVTRLTPAERAAFVLRETLDYPYARIATLIGASQAGARQLVSRARRQLTSPTRRDIVTGDPRPLLVALRDASRGAGTERLEALVVDAIPRTSAAGHRPSRPAHAIRSAREDSPSFA from the coding sequence ATGAGAGAGCAACTCGATATGCAGGTCGCGGCGGACCGTGCCGCGCGCGACGGGTGGGAGCGCCACCTCGAACTGTTCACGGGCGAGCGACGGCGACTGTTCGGCATCGCCTATCGCATGCTGCGGTCGGTCGCCGACGCCGACGACATCGTCCAGGAGGCGTGGATCAAGTGGCAGCGCGTCGACCTCGAGCCGCTGCGCGACCCGGTCGCATTCCTGGTGACCATCACGACACGGCTCTGCCTGAACCTGGTCCAGTCCGCGTACCGGCGCCGCGAAGTCACCGCCGAGCCGTGGCTTCCCGATCAGACGGCGTCACCGCACGACCCGGCGCACGATGTGGAGATCGCCGATCAGCTGCGAGCGGCAGTCGACCTGCTCGTGACGCGACTCACGCCGGCCGAGCGGGCGGCCTTCGTCCTGCGCGAGACGCTGGACTATCCCTACGCGCGCATCGCCACGCTGATCGGGGCGTCACAGGCCGGCGCGCGTCAGCTGGTCAGCCGCGCACGCCGGCAGCTCACCTCGCCGACGCGCCGCGACATCGTGACAGGCGACCCGCGACCGCTGCTGGTCGCGCTCCGCGACGCGTCACGCGGCGCCGGAACGGAACGTCTCGAAGCTCTTGTGGTCGACGCCATCCCGCGGACCTCCGCGGCCGGTCACCGCCCTTCGCGGCCGGCCCACGCCATCAGGTCGGCGCGCGAAGACAGCCCGAGCTTCGCGTAG